GTTCAATTACTATAGATACACTCTGTAAATTACTAAGGAGAGTACAAGCTTGCTCTCATACTGCCTACCAGACATTCCAAGTTCCACTGTCTCTTTCCTCTCTGTGaaagttccttccttcctggaacTCTTGATTATATTTCACCACATCATGTCATACTTAAAtaccatgtttttcagagtataaaatgcaccggagtataagacacacctagattttagaggtgaaaacaaggggggaaagtattctgaactaaatggtgtagtaatactttttacaaccatgtacactttttacaaacttcaaacctgacagctttaagatttctggacttcaacttccagaattcctcctccagtcatgctagatggggtaattaaaaGACAAAATTACACCCATTTTTTTCCCATAAAAATGGGATGGGCAAAGCATCTGGGAAGCATGCAGAGAAATCCTGGGACtgggggaagacaaaaatgcccccatttttgtgaaaaatgtgcAAAACAAATGGCCCATGCAAAAACTTGGGCATTTTTTGCTGCTTCCCCCCAACACCCAGAAGCTCTCTGCAGGTTTTCCAGACTCTTTGTCCACCCCATtttggcaaaaaacaggcctatttttcacaaaaattgtgtTAGTTTTCTatgaaatttatgtttttaagtatTCTTCTTCACTTCACCTAGAGAGTATTATCATAGCAGAATTGTGCAACACAATGTATATTGGGCACATAAATACACTGACTCCAGTATAAGcttatgattgtcataggggtcaaataagcaatgaggggggggggggaaatattaataaaaatcttaaggatacaagcaacaaggtacagtcatacagtcataagtgggaggaaatgggtgataggaattatgagaataaactagtaataatagtagtgaggacttagtaaatagtttgaaagtgttgagggaattatttgtttagcagagtgatggtgttcaggaaaaaactgttcttgtgtctagttgtcttagtgtgcagtgctctgtagcgatgttttgagggaaggagttgaaacagtttatgtccaggatccgAGGggtcagccctctttttgactcattcagtatacaggtcctcaatggaaggcaggttggcagcaattgttttttctgcagttctgattatcctctgaattcCATGTCTGTctttttgggttgcagaaccaaaccagacaattacagaggtgtagatgacagactcaatgattctggtgtagaactgtatcagcaactccttggacagtttgagcttcctgagttggcacagaaagaacattctttgttttgcttttttaatgatgtcattgatgttaggtgaccattttaggtcttcagatatgatagaacctagaaatttgaaggtctctactgttgatattgtgttatctagtattgtgagaggtagtAGGATGGAAGGTTAGACTGACAAGATTCTGTcagcaaatttaaaaaatgaattttgatTGGATTGTTCGATGTCGTTCTGGATCTCAAAATTGCTGAGCTGTGGATTGGGACTCAAGGTGTTATTTACTTAATGAGTCTCCAATTAAACCTATTGCAACAAAGAACTAAAAACACAACCACTTATTTCAAGGATCTGGGGTATTGAAGTACATAAGAGACAATATCCCAAGCGATATGAAAAGACATTTAAGATCTCTATCCCTATTTACTTGGATATTTTGAAAATATCAAAGAAGCCACTGACCCAATTCCAGGTATGTTTGCTAATTCACAAAAAGATTTATACTAATGTTGGGTTTACTCTTTACAAGCAACATGTTTATATTAATCCATGTGGAAAATGTTATTGAGAAATTTCTAAACCATAATTAAATCAGAGACTATCTTAGTTTTAGAGTTTCAATGGATTGATAATATTTTGTACTTTTCATATATTAAAGACTTCTTAAGCGTTGATTCCAGATGGATCATTTTGCTGTAAGAAAAGTAAAATTTAATTGGTTGCAAAGATCGCTTCAACAGAGTCCTATGATGTAGAGATAGTCTCAAAAAATAAGAATTCATACAAATCAATATCTGATAATTTCTGACTAgtatcaaaaatattattttcacaaGACTGGCTCACCCTCATCTTAAGGAACACTTTGTTGAAAGTCTGATCTAAGCAttactaaatttaatttaatagaattaaatagaatatttCTAATTTGAGGCCTGTTAAAATTTATACAACAATAAGACATAGCCTATATATAAAATTAGTAGTCTCTACCAAAGAATGGCAGGAAATTCCATCTTATCTATGGGGTGAATTGTCCAAGAGATTTTCCAATTGAAGACCCACCTCCAGGGCTTCATTCCATCCAGTCACCATCTAAACTCCACCATGAGAAATGTGGAGGTTCTTTGTGGAGAAgaaaactcatatttatgacaggcaGGATGTATTTTGAGGGAATATTACACCTACAATATCAATTTTGCTATCTGTTTTTATAAGTGTGATTTACTTACTCCTTGGAAAGAGtataagattttattttcctccaaTATGATTTATTAGGATGTCTAAGGACTTCTTCTTGACAACCATCAGTCAGATCATGGTTTTCACTCTGCTTCTTAGAGGAGGTGTAGTGAGGTTCTGAATTTAGAATTTAATCTCAGTATTTGAACTTTAACCAAATTGACAGAGAGGGATTGATTGATCCTACAGTTTCAAGACTTCATACATTAAACAAATAATCTTGAAAAGGCATCAGGAATAGATTTGATATAGAGAGCCTTTGGTTATCCTGATGGATGATTTTTACCAGCAGAAACATCAGAAGAAACATCACCTACTTCTTTCAAAGGCTTATtacattgatgatgatgatgaagagatGGTGAATATTTGGAGGCATCACTTTGCAAAAGTTGCACTCTTGCCTTAAAGATCTCTCTAGAAATGATATTGGCATATGTTGACTCATATTTCAAGTTGATATCATTGATATATTGgtctaaaattatttatttgtgtatttgtttatattctgctttttatttttttaccattAACTCAAAGATATCcaactccttcctcctattttccccataacaaccacTCTGTGAgttgagttgggctgagaaagaaagaatgagtgaTCCCTGATTAATAATATCTCTACCTCCTATATTATTTGGCTCCACATAAAAAGAGGTTTGGCTATGAACACAGGAAAGAGACACTCTAGACACAGAAAAATGGGGAATGTGAAGGAAAAATTGAGTAAAAGCAAAGGTGTGCTTTTTTTTCACCATGAAAAGACATGAAATTCCATGTTGATAGAATGTTGAAACTTGAGAGCCATGGAAACCAAGAAATAAATGGTGTGGGAATTTCATGTACTATGCTACTGCCAACTTACTGTCTATTCTCCAAAAGGAAATGTTTGGATAAAAAAAACTGAAATAGGAAATCTACAATATAATGCAAAATTTCCAAACAGATGGAATTATGGCTGTTAGCagttataaatttgttaaaatttGACACATGCATTTATAGCAACGTGTCTACTGTAGCAATATACTGTACTGGTATTAATCTAAATTTTCCATTTGACTGATAcaggaataaataaaaagaatgctAAATGATTGGAATACAAAGCAATATATATATGATTTGATTTTTATAAGAAAAGTTTaaacatatgaaaaaaaaattcttttctacTCTGTGTATTGATCTTACaaattttagggttttttttctgtattagaaacacttctattttgagcggggtAATTGTAGCCCccatttatgttaaatgtatgtttgttttgtgtgtcttttatgaaaattaattaattttttttaaaaaaaaacaaaatttatataAGAATAAGACATCGCCTATAAGCAAAATTAATAGTCTCTACcaaggaatggcaggaaattgctTTGTACCATTGTggtgaaaagaggaagagaaatgcTTCCTGCCATCTTGTCTATGGGGTGAATTGTCCAAGAGATTTTTCAATTGAAGACCCACCTCCAGGACTTCAGTCCATCCAGACATCATCTAAACTCCACCATGAGAAATTTGGAGATTCTTTGTGGAGAAGAAAACTAATATTTATGACAGGCAAGATGTATTTTGAGGCAATATTACACTTAGGATATCAATTTTGCTATCTGTTTTCATAAGTGTGATTTATTTACCCCTCAGAAAGATTATAAGATTTTATCTTCCTCCAATGTGGCTTATTATGATGTCTAAGGACTTCTCCTTGACCACTATCAGTCAGATCGTTAATTCCTGGTTTTCACTCTGCCTCTTTCGAGGAGGTGTTGTGAGGTTCCGAATTAAGAATTTAATCTCAATATTTGAAATTTAACCAAACTGACAGAGAGGGATTGATTGATCCTACAGTTTCTAAACTACcggtatataaattaaattatcttGAAGCGGCATCAGGCACAGATTTGACATACAGAGCCATTTGTTatcatgctttatttatttatttatttatttattcgttcattcattcattcattcattccttcattcattcattcattcattcatccattcattcattcatttatttatttatttggttttctaGACCGCCCTTCTCCagtgaactcagggcggcttacacaaGATGGATTGTTTTCACCAGCAGAAACATCAGAATGCTGCCCATTTGGTGCATCTACCTCTATCAATGGCTTATTACATCATTGATGATGAAGAGATGTTGGTTAATATTTGGAGGCATCACTTTGCAAAAGTTGCCCTCTTGCCTTAAAGAGCTCTCTAGAAATGATATTGCCATGTATTGACTGATATTTCAAGTTGATCTCATTGAAATATTGGTCTAacattatttgtttgcttgttcctTTATATCCTGCTTTTTATGTTTTTACCAGTAACTCAAGCTGGCAAACATATCTAActcccttcttcctcttttccccataacaacaaccctgtgaggtgagttgggctgagaaagaaagaatgagtgcTCTCTGATTAATAATATCTCAACCTTCTATATTATTTGGctccaaataaaaagaggtttgGATATGAACATAGGGAAGAGACATTCTAGATACAGAATGATGGGGAATGTGGAGGGGAAAATGATATAAAAGCAAAGACGAAATGGGGAATGTGAAGGAAAAATTGTGTAAAAGCAAAGATATGGGTTTTTTTCAccataaaaagaaatgaaattccATGTTGATAGAATGTTGAGAGCCATGGAAACCAAGAACCTTTTAATGGTTGCTAAAAACTGACATTTGGAACCCAAAGAAACGAAACTGGGAAATGAATAGTGTGGGAATTTCATATACTCTGCTAATGCCAGCTGACTGTCTACTGTCCAAACGGAATGTTTGGATAAATGGAACTGTAATAGGGGACTTGCAGCCCTTCAAATGATCGCCTTTCTACAATATAATGCAAAGTTTCCAAACAGATAGAAGAGGGGGAATTATGATCACTAGCAGTTATAAATTTGCTAAAATTTGACACATACTTTTATACCAACATATCTACtgtagcaatacagtgttccctcgattttcgcgggttcaaacttcgcgaatagtctataccacggtttttcaaaaaaatttaattgaaaaatacttcacgagtttttttctataccacggtttttcctgcctgatgacatcatatgtcatcaccaaactaatattttttgcaaataaataacaaaaaaaataattattgttaataaataattatgtttataaatatcaggatcactaagtgtcttattcaatggtgagtaccagtaataatggtgagtaaatggttgttaagggaatgggaaattgtaatttaggggtttaaagtgttaagggatggcttgtgatactgtccacagccaaaaatagtgtatttacttccgcatctctacttcgcggaaatttgactttcgcgggcggtctcagaacacatcccccgcgaaaatcgagggaacactgtatactggtATTAATCTGCATCCTTCACTATATTTTGCATAATAAATATTGTAGATTCCACTTAGTTAATATGCTGTATATTGAGTTAAGTAAGTAGTGTGGTCCAAATGCTCTTGAAAAAATCCAGATTCTTTTTGCATGAAGATAGGAACATGGATGAAGCTCTGAGtaatataattttctttttcctaACAAGGGATCAGAAAGACATTTGGGATCATCAAATCACCCAAACCAATTCATCTATTCAGGAAATCATGGATAAAGGAAATGATTCTGCCTTTTCTGAATTCATACTTCAGGGTTTCACAGACAATCCCAAAATGCAACttgttctttttattgtcttCTTCTTGGTTTATGACATCACTGTCTTAGGGAACCTGGGGATGATTCTGTTGATTGCCACTAAACCCCAACTACACAAACCCATGTATTACTTCCTGTGCAACCTCTCCTTTGTTGATCTCTGCTGTGCCTCAACCATTGCTCCTAAAATACTTGTTGACTTATTAAGTGAAAGTAAAAGAATTTCCTACAGTGGCTGTGTTATGCAACTCTTTGTATTTGATATCCTTGCAGATGCAGAATGCCTTTTGTTGGCTGTGATGGCCTATGATAGATATGTGGCCATTTGCAATCCACTCCTCTACCCAACTGTAATGTCCAAAAAAGCCTGCCAGCAAATGATCACTATTGCATACTTTACAGGCCTGCTAGATTCTATTATACAAATTTCCTGTACATTCCGACTATCTTTCTGTCGCTCCAATGTTATCAATCACTTCTTCTGTGATCAGCCTCCACTTCTAATGCTCTCCTGTTCTGATACATATATTAGTGAGATTGTGATATTTacctttgttgtttttgttgaagCAAGCAGCATTGGAATTATTCTTCTATCCTATGTTTACATTTTGGCTACAATCTTGAGAATGCGCTCTGCAGAGGGCAGGCACAAAGCATTTTCCACCTGTGCTTCTCACCTGACAGCTGTTGGGATATACCATGGGACAATGCTCTTCATGTACTCTCGGCCCAGCTCCAGCTATTCCATGGACCAAGACAAATGGGCCTCTATGTTCTACACGGTTGTCATCCCCATGCTCAATCCTTTGATCTACAGCCTTAGGAACAAGGAGGTTAAAGATGCTGTGTCAAAATCTCTTGGCCATATATGGGTTTGGAAAAGGAGAATCTTTGTCTTTCAATGACTGGAAAGGGTGGTCATTTGGGGTACAGGGGTGGTGGGAATACATACAGAAGATCTATCTTGAAGGCATGGAAAAACCAGATTGGGGATATGTAAGTTTTTAAAGGGTATGGCCCTAGAAAATTTAATAGACAACTTAATAATAATCTCtaccatttaaaatatatatataaattgaggAGGGGAATCAtacattttgttttcttgttttttaatatcAATAAAATCTCAATaaaagttatgttatttaaatataatttaccaATCCAAGTCTCCGCTTCTGCCAAAGGCCACCATTTCATTCATcagagaaacttggcactttcaACTGGTTCACTCCTCTAGTTCCTTCCCACAATCTTCAGCCATAGTAGTTTAACAGCAGTCCATTAACAAAATACTGGTTTAACAGCAGTCCATTAATAAAAAGGTTCCTAGCAGTCTTAAATCAAAATAATCTATGTGAGAAAGCACAAAATCTTTAGAAATCCCAAGACTGGAagcatgcatgtatgtttggctttataataagggtttttttagttgttttagtattggattgttacatgctgttttttatcactgttgttagccaccccgagtctacggagaggggtggcatacaaatccaataaataaataaaataaataaatgtacaatatacgatttcaaatattaaaattaaaggcTGTTTTTGATTGTACATTatatttgtgtgtgggggggggttaatttagtcataatgcttggctgcatagctagaggtataacaagcaggaagagggagattatgatcccgctatatagagtgctggtgagaccacatttggaatactgtattcagttctggagagctcacctacaaaaagatattgacaaaattgaatggatccaaagacgggctacaagaatggtggaaggtgttaagcataaaacgtatcaggaaagacttaatgaactcaatctgtatagtctggaggacagaaggaaaaggggggacatgatcgaaacatttaaatatattaaagggttaaataaggtccaggagggaagtgtttttaataggaaagtgaacacaagaacaaggggacacaatctgaagttagttgggggaaagatcaaaagcaacatgagaaaatattattttactaaaagagtagtagatccttggaacaaacttcaagcagacgtggtagataaatccacagtaactgaatttaaacatgcctgggataaacatatatccatccttagataaaatacagaaaatagtataagggcagactagatggaccatgaggtctttttctgccatcagacttctatgtttctatgtttcataattaaaaatatctaacttgaagatttttttctttatggCAAAGAGACTACATGTTCAAATAGTCTTGTTCTATCCAGGATAATATTGGTTATGATGTAGGCTGACAGTGGAGAAAGCTGTGAGCAAAAGAATTGTTCTCTTGTATTGAACATGATTCCTTTATCAGCTTCTATTTAACTATAATGGGAAAGTGTAGACATTTGATTTTTTGATGTTTTTACCATGATTTGCATGTAGTTGCTGCTTAACCTTCTTTACATTCTATTGCTCAAACTATTTCTGATCTCTTCATTATTTTCATTCAGCCCTTACCATATCTTCTTTTCTTCACTTTTAATCAAAAACAAGTTTTAACTGATAGTCATgaaaaatattcttatttttctcaGTATACTCAGTTCAACAGAAGTGGAATTTGAAATAAAAGTGTGGTATTATGCAACACCCATAGACTTTTCATACTATACCTGCTATACACAGGTATGCGGTACCACACAATTAGGATACTACGTTGCTAGAAAACTGCATTCATAGAACTGTCCattgagattctcagtcatctaggttagtgtttcccaaccttggcaacttgaagatatttggacttcaactcccagaattccccagccagcattcggagttgaagtccaaatatcttcaagttgccaaggttgggaaacactgatctaggtcatAGCTATCCCAAAGGtcatttttcaaaaggcaactggattttcttgtttttctttgaggaCATGTTGAttttcacccaagaagcttcttcacctcTCACTGAATGGcgtggaatggaaggatttatactactTGCAGACAGctagtcatttgcattctttttgaGAGAACAGTTTCTTATTGGAACTgatgaaaggactgtgttgtagactggagccctctctcaacagagggggagggatacaacatcatctatctccagtttACAatgcagttccaagaaggctccatacccatttgcactattcagatgatcctgaggacacagataaacctccaggcaGCCTTAATGACTATAAAAatggccagctgtctgcaaggagtgtaaatccttccattcagcaccatcagtcagagctgaaggagcttcttggatgagaagttaaaatgtcttcaaagaagtaTAATAatgtctagttgcctcttgaaaaagcatctttaggGCACCTATAGATCATGGTTTCTGCTAATAGGTGTTGATTATTTTGTGGATCTAAAGAATGATATATAATCCCAGACTCACTTCCATTATAAAAACATACCAAGTAAAAGCTCTTCATACCCTgattacagtatgtcacagaagtgagtacacacCCCTcacattttctaaatatttaagtatatcttttcatgtaacaatactgaagaaatgacacttggctacaatgtaaagtattgAGTTTACAGCTTgtgtaacagtgtaaatgtgctgtgcCCCCAAAATAACACAGCACACAACCATTAATGtttaaactgctggcaacaaaagtgtgTACAATCCTAAGTGATAAAGTACAAATGGGGCCCAAAGAGTCAATATTTTGTCTTTCCACCATTATTTTCCACCACTGCCTGAACCCTCTTGGGCATACAGTGCACTGGAACTACACTGGTGGCCACTGGAGTCCTCTTCCATTCCTCAATGACAACCTCATGGAGCTGGTGGATGTTAGAGATCTTGCGTACAAACACCTTCCTTTTCAGGATACCACAGAGATGTTCAATAGGGTTTACATCTGGCTATATGATAGACCAGCCCATCACCTTTACCCTCTGCTTCTTTACCAAAGCGGTGGACATTTTGGAGGTGTGTTTGGGATTGTTATCATGTTGGAATACTGCCCTGTGGCCCAGTCTCTGAAGGGAGGGGATCGTGCTCTGCTTCAATATGTCACAGTACATGTAGACATTTATGGTTCCCTCAATGAATTGTAGTCTCCCAGTCCCACCAGCACTCATGCAGTCCAAGACCATGTCATTCCCACCATCATGCTTGACTGTAGGCAAGACACACTTGTCTTTGTACTTCTCTCCTGGTTGCCACAACACATGCTAGACATCAtttgaaccaattaagtttatctTGGTCTCATATGAACACTGGAATGGTTCCAGAAATCCATGTCCTTAGATTGCTTGTCTGCAGCAAACCAGACAAGCAGAGTTTGTGGGCTCTCTTGTGCATCATCTTTAGAAGAGGCTTATTTCTTGGATGACAGTCCTGCAGACCTATTTGATGTAGCATGCGGAGTATTGTTTGAGCACTGACAGActgacccccccccaaaaaaacccacacagcTCTTCAGTTCCTGCAGCAATGCTGACAGCATGCATACGTCTATTTcccaaagccaacctctggatAGGACACTGAGCATGGGCACTCAACTTCTTTGTTTGATCATGGTAAGGCTTCTTCTGAGTGGAATCTGTCCTGTTAAACTGCTGTATGGTCTTGGTTCACGTGCTACAGCTCAGTTTCAGGGTCTCGGCAATCTTCTTATAACCTAGGCCATCTGTACGTAGAGCAACAGTTTGttttttcagatcctcagagAGTTCATTGCCATGAGGTGCCATGTTGAATTTCCAGTGAAAAATAGGAGGGAGCGATAACACCAAATTTAACGTATCTGCTCCCACTTCACACATGATACCTTATTCCACTAATGAATCACATGACATCAGagaggaaaaaatgcttcttgggccccatttggacattatcacttaggggtgtactcactttcaTTGCCACTAGTTTAGACATTTATGTTTGTGtattgtgttattttgag
This genomic window from Erythrolamprus reginae isolate rEryReg1 chromosome 1, rEryReg1.hap1, whole genome shotgun sequence contains:
- the LOC139159175 gene encoding olfactory receptor 5AR1-like isoform X3, with translation MDKGNDSAFSEFILQGFTDNPKMQLVLFIVFFLVYDITVLGNLGMILLIATKPQLHKPMYYFLCNLSFVDLCCASTIAPKILVDLLSESKRISYSGCVMQLFVFDILADAECLLLAVMAYDRYVAICNPLLYPTVMSKKACQQMITIAYFTGLLDSIIQISCTFRLSFCRSNVINHFFCDQPPLLMLSCSDTYISEIVIFTFVVFVEASSIGIILLSYVYILATILRMRSAEGRHKAFSTCASHLTAVGIYHGTMLFMYSRPSSSYSMDQDKWASMFYTVVIPMLNPLIYSLRNKEVKDAVSKSLGHIWVWKRRIFVFQ
- the LOC139159175 gene encoding olfactory receptor 5AR1-like isoform X2, whose product is MDKGNDSAFSEFILQGFTDNPKMQLVLFIVFFLVYDITVLGNLGMILLIATKPQLHKPMYYFLCNLSFVDLCCASTIAPKILVDLLSESKRISYSGCVMQLFVFDILADAECLLLAVMAYDRYVAICNPLLYPTVMSKKACQQMITIAYFTGLLDSIIQISCTFRLSFCRSNVINHFFCDQPPLLMLSCSDTYISEIVIFTFVVFVEASSIGIILLSYVYILATILRMRSAEGRHKAFSTCASHLTAVGIYHGTMLFMYSRPSSSYSMDQDKWASMFYTVVIPMLNPLIYSLRNKEVKDAWRKL
- the LOC139159175 gene encoding olfactory receptor 5AR1-like isoform X1, whose protein sequence is MDKGNDSAFSEFILQGFTDNPKMQLVLFIVFFLVYDITVLGNLGMILLIATKPQLHKPMYYFLCNLSFVDLCCASTIAPKILVDLLSESKRISYSGCVMQLFVFDILADAECLLLAVMAYDRYVAICNPLLYPTVMSKKACQQMITIAYFTGLLDSIIQISCTFRLSFCRSNVINHFFCDQPPLLMLSCSDTYISEIVIFTFVVFVEASSIGIILLSYVYILATILRMRSAEGRHKAFSTCASHLTAVGIYHGTMLFMYSRPSSSYSMDQDKWASMFYTVVIPMLNPLIYSLRNKEVKDAVREVFLIGK